Genomic segment of Longimicrobium sp.:
AGGGATGCGCGCCCGACAGGGCCGGGACGCCGCCGCCACAGGGGTTTCGTGGCGGCGGTGGCCCGGCGCCGTTGGGCACGGTCGTATCGTGCCCTACGGCGCGCGCAGCCCGGCCCGGAGCGCAGCGGAGGGACACGCCCAAACGGCAGTGCGAAGTGCGGGGTGCGAAGTGCGAAGTGCGGAAGGCTGTCACGCGGCTTGCAGGGTGCGTCCGGTCCGCGCGCTTCCGCTCAGGGAAGTGGGCGCGAGTCGGATTGAACGCGGCAACCCGGGAGGGGCGGATGAAGTCGTCGGAGAGGTCGGTGTCGGTGTGGGAGGCCACGCGCGAGCAGCAGGAGTTCCCCCGGCTGGAGGGCGACGCGAGCGTGGACGTCTGTGTGGTCGGCGCGGGGATCGCGGGAATCAGCGTGGCCTACCTGCTGGCGAAGGCGGGCCGGAGCGTGATCGTGCTGGACGACAACGCGGTGGGCGGCGGCGAGACGGGGCAGACCACCGCGCACCTCACCAGCGCCATGGACGACTACTACCACGTGCTGGAGAAGGTGCACGGCAAGGACGGCGCGCGCATCGCCCGCGAGAGCCACCAGGGGGCCATCGACGCCATCGAGCGCTTCGCCCGCGAGGAGGGGATCGACTGCGACTTCGAGCGGGTGGACGGCTACTGGATCCCCGATCCCAAGAAGGCGCGCGGCTGGCTGGAGAAGGAGCGCGACGCGGCGCACCGCGCGGGGGCCACGGACGTGGAGGTCGTCGAGTCCGTCCCCGGCATCTCCGGCTACTCGGGGCCGGGGCTGCGCTTTCCGCGCATGGGGCAGTTCCACGTGCTCAAGTACCTGGACGGCCTGGTGCGCTGCATCCAGCGCGACGGGGGGCGCATCCACACGGGGAACCACGTCGACAAGGTCGAAGGGGGCGAGCGGCCGCGGGTCTCGGGCGAGGGGTTCTCGGTCTCGGCGGGCGCCGTCGTCGTCGCCACCAACACGCCGGTCAGCGACTTCGTGGCGATCCACACCAAGCAGGCGCCCTACCGCACCTTCGTCGTCGCCGGGCGCATCCCGGCCGGGAGCGTGCCGCACGTGCTGCTGTGGGACACCCTGGACCCGTACCACTACATCCGCACGCAGCGGATCGACGGCGACCCGGGGCACGAGTGGCTGATCGTGGGCGGCGAGGACCACAAGACGGGGCACCACGACGACGCGGACGAGCGCTACGCCCGGCTGGAGGCGTGGACGAAGGAGCACTTCCCGATGGTGGAGGCGTTCGACCTGCGCTGGTCCGGCCAGGTGCTGGAGCCGGTGGACTACCTGGGCTTCATCGGGCGCGACCCGGCGGGGCTGGAGAACGTCTACGTGGCCACGGGCGACAGCGGGCAGGGGATGACGCACGGCACCATCGCGGGGCTCTTGATCTCGGACCTGGTGCTGGGCCGGCCGAACGAGTGGGAGAGTCTGTACGACCCGAAGCGGAAGACGCTCTCGGTGGAGTCGGTGAAGATGTGGCTGGAGGAGAACGTCGACGTCGGCTTCCAGTACAAGGACCTGCTCCCCACCGGCGGCGACGTGAAGAGCGCCGACGAGATCCCCTCCGGCAGCGGCGCCATCCTGCAGAAGGGGCTCACCAAGGTGGCGGCGTACCGCGACGAGCACGGGGTGCTGCACCAGCGCGTGGCCAACTGCACGCACCTGGGGTGCATCGTGCAGTGGAACAGCGAGGAGATGAGCTGGGACTGCCCCTGCCACGGCTCGCGCTTCTCGCCCACGGGCGACCAGGTGCTGAACGGGCCGGCGATCTCCCCGCTCAGGCCGTACGAGGAGAAGGCCGGATGAGCCGCCCGAAGGCGGCGATCCTGGACATCGACGGCACGCTGATCGACACCAACGACGCCCACGCGCACGCCTGGGTGGACACCTGCGCGGAGTTCGGCATCCAGGTGCCGTTCGCGAAGGTGCGCCCGCTGATCGGGATGGGGGGCGACAAGGTGCTGCCGGAGCTCACCGGCTTCGCGGAGGAGTCGGAGCGGGGGAAGGAGATCAAGGAGCGCCGGGGGGCGGTCTTCCGCGAGCGCTACCTGCCGTCGTGCCGCCCCTTCCCCGGCGCGCGCGAGCTGCTGGAGCGGATGACGGGAGACGGGCTCCAGCTGGTGGTCGCCACCTCGGCCAGCAAGGACGACATGGGGGCGCTGCTCAAGGCGGCGGGAGTCGCGGACCTGATCGAGGCGAAGACGTCGTCGTCCGACGCGGAGGAGTCGAAGCCGGAGCCCGACATCGTGCAGGCGGCGCTCGACTCCGCCGGCTGCGCGCCCGGCGAGGCGGTGATGCTGGGCGACACGCCGTACGACGTGGAGGCTTCCACGCGCGCGGGGGTGCCGTGCGTGGCGCTGCGCTGCGGCGGGTGGTGGAAGGACGACGACCTGGCGGGCGCGGTGGCGATCTACGACGACCCGGCGGAGCTGCTGGCGAGGTACGACGAGTCGCCGCTCGCGGGGTGAGGGGGGAGGGTCCGATCCCGTAGGCAGGCTCCGGCGCGGGGCCCTCACCCGCCGCCTTAGAGCGGCAACCCTCTCCCAACTTCGGGAGAGGGTGGACTTTACGCTTCCGGTGCGGGGTTGCTGGCTGTCCCCTGTACCCTGCCGTCAGGGACTGCCGCGGGGGAGCGGGGCGGGTTAGGTTACGGGGAGATCCGCCGGAGGTGCGTGATGAGGCCCATCGAAGTTCCCGCCGTCCACCTCGTGCTCCGGGCGCACCCCCCCGCGCCCGCCCGGGTGGGGCTCGTCCGCAAGCCGCTCCCCGGGCGCCTGCTCAAGACCGTCCTCTCCCTCGCTTTCTTCTGGGGCATTGCGCCGTGGGTGTTCGCGGTGCCGCCGCACTATCCCTGGCCCGCGCTGGCGCTGGTCACCGGGGCGGTGCTGGCGTACCGGAGCTGGACGGGGAAGTACGTGGTGCGCTGGTTCGCGGGGCTCTGCCCGCGCTGCGGGCGGCACCTGCGCATCCCTCCCGGCGCGCGCATCGACTTGCCGCACACGTTCACCTGCTTCGGGTGCCACTTCGAGCCGCGGCTGGAGCGCTACACCCTGGCCGACGAGGAGGAGATCGCGGCGGACGCGCGCGGCATCCGGCACGTGCTGGCGGACTGCGCGGGGAGCTGGCGCGAGGAGCGGGTGTGGGACCTGCCCTACGTCACCTGCTCGCGCTGCGGCGCCCGCCACCACGCCACCCCCGCCGTCCTCGCCGCCGCACGCGAGGAGAACGAGCGCGGCCGCCTGCTCGACGAGCTGGCGGCCGAGGGGAAGTTTTTGACCTGAGCATCGCGCGCGGGACACGATGTCAGACCCGCTCCCATTCCCGATCTCTGGAAAGCCGCCCGTGCTCGTTCTCGGCACGGGCGGCTTCGTTCCCGGATCGAGTCCATCAGGTGTGTTCAGGTGATGGTCATCGAGCCGGAGAGCCGGGAGTTGGTGGCCGCGTTGAATTTCGGGACGACGCGCACGTAGTAGCTGGCGTTCTCCAGGTCCGTCCAGGTGACCACCTCGGATCGCCCCACCGTGGCGATGAACACCCGGCGCACGCTGTCGGTGACGACGCCCCACTGCATGAGCATGACCGTGTACTCGCGCGGCCCCTCCGCCGAGGGAGGGTCCCAGCCGGCCTGGATCTGCACGCGCACCCGGCCGTCGTCGACCGTGAACCGCGGCGTCTCGTGGTACTCCAGCGGGTCGTTCGCGATCGCGAACGACGAGGTGACGGGGCGGGTCTGGGCGAACACGCCCGTGGGCTGGGCCTGGTCGGCGGGCGCGGGCGCCGCCTGCGTGGCCGTTTCGTCTTCGGGCGCGCGCTGCACCGCGAGCCCGGGGCCCGCGGGAACGTGGAACGCCAGCGCCTGGGCGGGGGTGAGGCGCGGCCCTCCGCCGCCCGCGGCGCGTTCGGCCACCTGGTCGGCCTCGCGCT
This window contains:
- a CDS encoding FAD-dependent oxidoreductase translates to MKSSERSVSVWEATREQQEFPRLEGDASVDVCVVGAGIAGISVAYLLAKAGRSVIVLDDNAVGGGETGQTTAHLTSAMDDYYHVLEKVHGKDGARIARESHQGAIDAIERFAREEGIDCDFERVDGYWIPDPKKARGWLEKERDAAHRAGATDVEVVESVPGISGYSGPGLRFPRMGQFHVLKYLDGLVRCIQRDGGRIHTGNHVDKVEGGERPRVSGEGFSVSAGAVVVATNTPVSDFVAIHTKQAPYRTFVVAGRIPAGSVPHVLLWDTLDPYHYIRTQRIDGDPGHEWLIVGGEDHKTGHHDDADERYARLEAWTKEHFPMVEAFDLRWSGQVLEPVDYLGFIGRDPAGLENVYVATGDSGQGMTHGTIAGLLISDLVLGRPNEWESLYDPKRKTLSVESVKMWLEENVDVGFQYKDLLPTGGDVKSADEIPSGSGAILQKGLTKVAAYRDEHGVLHQRVANCTHLGCIVQWNSEEMSWDCPCHGSRFSPTGDQVLNGPAISPLRPYEEKAG
- a CDS encoding DUF4157 domain-containing protein; this encodes MWAFAKRGDTGASTSAAPPPRQGGHAAAERARSVMAAPGRPMESGVRRRMQAHLGYPLGAVRVHDDAEAARSARELGARAYTVGGHVVFGPGRYRPETPDGFRLLAHELAHVVQAGQGRIAPETEAPLRLSHPSDPLEREADQVAERAAGGGGPRLTPAQALAFHVPAGPGLAVQRAPEDETATQAAPAPADQAQPTGVFAQTRPVTSSFAIANDPLEYHETPRFTVDDGRVRVQIQAGWDPPSAEGPREYTVMLMQWGVVTDSVRRVFIATVGRSEVVTWTDLENASYYVRVVPKFNAATNSRLSGSMTIT
- a CDS encoding HAD family hydrolase, producing the protein MSRPKAAILDIDGTLIDTNDAHAHAWVDTCAEFGIQVPFAKVRPLIGMGGDKVLPELTGFAEESERGKEIKERRGAVFRERYLPSCRPFPGARELLERMTGDGLQLVVATSASKDDMGALLKAAGVADLIEAKTSSSDAEESKPEPDIVQAALDSAGCAPGEAVMLGDTPYDVEASTRAGVPCVALRCGGWWKDDDLAGAVAIYDDPAELLARYDESPLAG